AATTCTTCATTATGATCAGTTTTATTCATGAATATCAGTATGATCACGGATTGACAGGTTCACATGAAATTTTATATACTTCCGAATCTATCAGTCCATAATATGAGCCCTGTGTCTGATTGATGCTGACACACTTCCGAAAAATCTTTCAAGCAAACCTCACAATGTCTCTCGAGAATCTGCCGATGCCAGGGCTACCGTTCACACAGAATCTGCCGATGCTAAGGCTACCGTTCACACAGAATCTGCCGATGCCAGGGCTACCGTTCACGCAGAATCTGCCGATGCCAGACAACCGTTCACACAGAATCTGCCGATGCCAGACAACCGTTTACACAGAATCTGCTGATGCCAGGGCTACCGTCCACACAGATGACATTAGTGGATGTCTTATTTAATGCTTCTGTTCACAGACTGGTGTTCTGTCATTCCGTCCTTGTGTGAAGCGTCATATGATTGTTATAATCACTCTCTAATTTAAACATCTTACCACAGATGTGACATAGACACGGTTTGCGTTCATGTGGAGTTGTTTTCCAACGTACGCCTTTCTTGAGATAAATTTTACCTCTTTTGCTTAATTTCACATCCTTTTTATTTCGACTTGTACAACTGCGTGGATGTAACTTCCTGTGGCGAACGAATTGATAAAGTTTATTGAATCCTTTATTGCATATGACGCATAGAAATTTTTCTCTCAAATGTAATTCTGTGTGTAAGTTAAGATGATGACGATGGACGAATTTTCTTCCACACACTTTGCAAGAGTAGTTGGGGTGGAACACATGGGTCTTCATGTGCAGCTTTAGATTTCTGGTGTGGCTAAATCTTTTCCCACATACATAACAGCTGTGGTGTGCGTAGAGTACATGGATATTCATGTGTGATTTCAGAAGAAACAACTTGCAGAACATTCTTGAACAAACCAGGCACTTGTGTATATTTTGAAACAGGCTACATTTCAACAAAGTTAACTTACATTTAAAGCGCAATTTGCATTGAATACATCTCGAGGAATCTTCATCCGTTTCTCCAGAGTTCATTCCGATCTTCCCGCCTTCTTTTGTTGCCATGGTGTTAATCATTCCTTCGTCTCTGGTTTCACCACCAGGTTCACACAGCTGAAATTGTTTGTTTGCATTTCCTCCCACGCTTAtgaaaaatttacaacaaaTACTGCATTTTATTCTGTGTTTGTTGATTTTCATATGTTTCTGAAAATTATGCTTACATACATAAATCTGAGAACAGACTGGACATTGAAATGCGCCTCTCCGGTCTGAAATCACATGTTCTGTCTTCATGTGTTCGAAAAACAGTGACAATGTATTAAGAATCAAAGTACAATTCGTACATTTAAATCGTAAGTTCTCACACAGGGATTTTTTTGCTAATAAGTGCAGACAAAGTTCATATCTCCTGGCAAAGGGAAACATCACATCACATTCGGCACAGCTGAACATTACTTCATTTGTAAAAACTCCATGAGTACGGTAGTGAATGCCGAGTTTTCTCGTATCCTTAACTCTCTCAAAACAGATCCAGCATATCGATTGATGAAGGCATCTGTGAGATTTCAATTTATATACACTGGAGAACATCGTCTTACACACAGCACACCAGGGATTGCAATGCTTCTTAATGTGCTTGTTCAAGTCTCTGCTTTTGCCAAAAGTTATATCACACATGC
Above is a genomic segment from Ostrea edulis chromosome 3, xbOstEdul1.1, whole genome shotgun sequence containing:
- the LOC130046347 gene encoding zinc finger protein 528-like isoform X1; the protein is MSDKDRNPGNVPQNNSEGLDFYGANAQTVLNGRYAPILQKFQDFVNTQNSSGYRKQYQMVVMHPKHNKVEIPDLNIADQTERKTFQSKANTSRPIWNASNIFPSPSSNEVVSSVSQDFKSEECEAYSEPYKPEKDLEDEFTLSSQSPQISPVSQAPISPVSQAQISPVSQDFKSEDCAAYSKPSKFVFASSCAPYKPERDLEDSFSVSVLSPVSQAPISPVSQAPISPVSQAQISPVSQDFKSEDCAAYSKPSKFVFASSCAPYKPEGDLEDSFSVSVLSPVSQAPISPVSRAPNSPVSQAPILPVSQAPISPVSQASISPVSQADYVPDEEPSQLLFVSSTDPERDSELCATYGQPLLYNDHCENKGVIPTEHLVSVKFQPISYKQLQSFNEEGETHILGHGRKFPNRYLPSSTPYKCGMCDITFGKSRDLNKHIKKHCNPWCAVCKTMFSSVYKLKSHRCLHQSICWICFERVKDTRKLGIHYRTHGVFTNEVMFSCAECDVMFPFARRYELCLHLLAKKSLCENLRFKCTNCTLILNTLSLFFEHMKTEHVISDRRGAFQCPVCSQIYVCKHNFQKHMKINKHRIKCSICCKFFISVGGNANKQFQLCEPGGETRDEGMINTMATKEGGKIGMNSGETDEDSSRCIQCKLRFKCKLTLLKCSLFQNIHKCLVCSRMFCKLFLLKSHMNIHVLYAHHSCYVCGKRFSHTRNLKLHMKTHVFHPNYSCKVCGRKFVHRHHLNLHTELHLREKFLCVICNKGFNKLYQFVRHRKLHPRSCTSRNKKDVKLSKRGKIYLKKGVRWKTTPHERKPCLCHICGKMFKLESDYNNHMTLHTRTE